One genomic window of Clostridioides sp. ES-S-0054-01 includes the following:
- a CDS encoding SAM-dependent methyltransferase: MKEILINPIGKIRIQGEEVFIKLDKKYVPALNELDDFSHLNVFWWADGFDNPELRSILETPKPYKSGPDVIGIFATRSPIRPNPIALTAVQIINIDHENGIIKIPYIDANDNSPVIDLKPYTPSVDRVENPSVPKWCSHWPKSVEKSGEFNWEDEIEF, translated from the coding sequence ATGAAAGAAATATTAATAAATCCTATAGGTAAAATACGTATTCAAGGCGAAGAGGTCTTTATTAAATTAGACAAAAAGTATGTACCTGCATTAAATGAACTCGACGATTTCAGTCATTTAAATGTATTTTGGTGGGCTGATGGGTTTGATAATCCTGAACTAAGAAGTATTTTAGAAACCCCAAAACCTTATAAAAGTGGACCAGATGTTATAGGAATATTTGCAACAAGGTCACCTATAAGACCCAATCCAATAGCATTGACTGCTGTACAAATTATCAATATCGACCATGAAAATGGTATAATAAAAATACCATATATTGATGCTAATGATAATAGTCCTGTTATTGACTTAAAGCCATATACTCCGAGCGTTGATAGGGTTGAAAATCCGTCAGTTCCTAAATGGTGTAGTCACTGGCCTAAGAGTGTAGAAAAATCAGGAGAATTTAATTGGGAAGATGAAATTGAATTTTAA